In the Flavisolibacter tropicus genome, one interval contains:
- a CDS encoding DUF2306 domain-containing protein yields the protein MQLPFRKADCRSLFRYFANRMAVPATKLISKFGLLLIAIYLFFCYFMVEIVAQYIPVGADTAFLGIKQEYIDIPFYLPVFYIHVFTAILALPSGFTQFSRYILKRWPTVHRLNGRVYIISILLLGAPSGFIIGLYANGGLPSRISFCLLGVLWMYFTWQAYAEARKRNIQRHKAFMYRSFALTLSAITLRAWKYVLIAIFHPRPMDVYQLIAWLGWVPNLLIAEYLLTQKRPK from the coding sequence TTGCAACTACCGTTTCGAAAAGCAGATTGTCGTTCATTATTCCGCTATTTTGCAAACCGTATGGCCGTACCTGCTACCAAACTAATATCCAAATTTGGGTTGCTGCTCATTGCTATCTACCTGTTCTTCTGCTACTTTATGGTAGAAATTGTAGCGCAATACATTCCAGTGGGTGCCGATACGGCTTTCTTGGGTATTAAACAGGAATACATCGATATACCGTTTTATCTGCCTGTATTTTATATCCATGTATTTACCGCTATACTAGCCTTGCCGTCAGGCTTCACACAGTTCTCCCGTTATATATTGAAACGCTGGCCTACTGTGCATAGGCTCAACGGGCGTGTGTATATCATTAGTATCCTATTACTAGGTGCGCCCTCTGGTTTTATTATTGGGCTTTATGCCAATGGCGGTCTCCCTTCACGTATTTCTTTCTGTTTGCTGGGTGTGCTGTGGATGTATTTTACCTGGCAGGCGTATGCGGAAGCACGCAAAAGAAACATCCAGCGACATAAAGCCTTTATGTATCGCAGTTTTGCGCTGACCCTTTCTGCAATTACTTTAAGGGCTTGGAAATATGTACTAATTGCTATCTTTCATCCACGTCCTATGGATGTATACCAACTGATCGCCTGGCTTGGGTGGGTGCCTAACCTGTTGATCGCAGAATACCTTTTAACACAAAAACGACCAAAATGA
- a CDS encoding YARHG domain-containing protein — protein MRLTALFLALVVLASCTNSNSASADLKSKKKNVPKEVVVPVVKYGIEGYYTGVLSAKEYKESVEGIDKQITICIDSLNGYNVYGYSVVAGNKRPFKGTYEERDDQFVITAKEPGSDKTDGRFSFSVHPKKKVLEGSWKANNATLNVTESEFKLEQRPFKYSQHLEIPESMAGVPLPGSYNEETEESEALTADIVMINASQALLKAKDVENMYKADLEVVRNAIYARHGYSFKNARMRVLFDNNVSWYMPLFTDVTPYLTEVEKKNIALIKRYEAHAAKYYDAFGR, from the coding sequence ATGAGACTAACTGCTCTATTCCTTGCATTGGTAGTGCTGGCCAGCTGTACCAACAGCAATTCTGCCAGCGCTGATCTGAAATCAAAGAAAAAGAATGTACCCAAAGAAGTGGTGGTGCCCGTAGTTAAATACGGCATAGAGGGCTACTATACGGGTGTACTTTCCGCCAAAGAATACAAAGAAAGTGTAGAAGGCATCGATAAACAGATCACTATATGTATCGACTCATTAAATGGCTATAATGTATATGGCTATAGCGTGGTGGCAGGTAACAAGCGCCCCTTCAAAGGAACGTACGAAGAGCGAGATGATCAATTTGTGATCACCGCTAAAGAACCGGGTTCTGATAAAACAGACGGTCGTTTCTCCTTTTCTGTTCATCCCAAAAAGAAAGTATTGGAAGGTTCTTGGAAGGCTAATAATGCCACATTAAATGTTACTGAGAGTGAATTTAAGTTGGAGCAGCGTCCATTTAAATATAGCCAGCATTTAGAAATACCGGAGTCTATGGCTGGAGTGCCGCTGCCGGGTAGCTATAATGAAGAAACAGAAGAGTCAGAAGCTCTAACCGCTGATATTGTAATGATAAATGCTTCCCAGGCGTTGTTAAAAGCCAAAGACGTAGAAAATATGTATAAGGCTGATCTTGAGGTTGTCCGTAATGCTATTTATGCCCGCCATGGCTACTCTTTTAAGAATGCCCGCATGCGGGTGTTGTTTGATAATAATGTGTCTTGGTACATGCCCCTGTTTACGGATGTTACGCCTTACCTGACCGAAGTAGAAAAAAAGAATATTGCCCTGATCAAGCGTTATGAGGCGCATGCGGCTAAATACTACGACGCTTTTGGAAGGTAG
- a CDS encoding glycogen-binding domain-containing protein, with protein MISTRHNRLQWVRYYLCTFVFTLLPLLPLLAQPPMKKYFIKNGQMCIEINKQIKESTLDSFITQYNLADLDLKYFIQTSRPDSLQKLGWTIEANDPNHVTICKPIMGADNLANPADRIIFAENQASFSARFPAVSSSIRFGYNRFRNKAPFTIKDSIVTFFLLDHLNARRVQLAGSFTNWQYNALSMTRTDGGWIVPVKLGAGKYWYKFIIDGDWIIDTDNQLREADGQGNINSVFYRTNTVFVLNGFTDAKRVYLAGSFNNWAERELALVKTETGWQLPLYLAQGTHTYRFIVDGQWMTDPGNKDRLPNEHNDYNSVIRIGKPYVFKLDGYTEAKQVVLSGSFNKWRENELYMTKTATGWELPYVLGPGNYQYKLIVDGQWMADPTNPMTVTTNYAKGNSYIIISPNYQFQLKGFPNAKAVYLAGDFNDWSPNTLALQKQGDKWVVPVHLSAGKHLYKFIVDGQWILDPVNKLWEQNREGTGNSIIWMDKEN; from the coding sequence ATGATCAGTACCAGACATAATCGATTGCAATGGGTACGCTATTACCTGTGTACGTTTGTGTTTACCCTACTACCCCTCCTGCCCTTATTGGCACAGCCGCCAATGAAGAAATACTTTATTAAGAATGGGCAGATGTGTATAGAGATAAACAAGCAGATCAAGGAATCGACACTCGATAGCTTTATAACTCAGTACAACCTCGCCGATCTTGATCTTAAATACTTTATTCAAACTTCCCGGCCCGATTCTTTGCAAAAGCTAGGCTGGACCATTGAAGCCAATGATCCTAACCACGTTACGATATGTAAGCCTATAATGGGTGCTGATAATTTAGCCAACCCTGCCGACCGTATCATATTTGCGGAAAATCAAGCCAGCTTTTCAGCTCGCTTTCCAGCGGTAAGCAGTTCTATACGGTTTGGGTATAATCGCTTCCGTAATAAAGCCCCATTTACCATAAAAGATTCTATAGTTACTTTCTTCCTGCTCGACCACCTAAATGCTAGACGTGTGCAGCTAGCCGGCAGTTTTACCAACTGGCAATATAATGCCCTCTCTATGACACGCACCGACGGTGGCTGGATTGTACCGGTTAAGCTAGGGGCTGGTAAGTATTGGTACAAGTTTATCATTGATGGCGATTGGATAATAGATACAGATAATCAACTACGAGAAGCGGATGGTCAAGGCAATATCAACTCTGTCTTTTATCGCACTAATACTGTATTTGTATTAAATGGGTTTACTGACGCCAAGCGCGTATACTTAGCAGGCAGCTTCAACAATTGGGCTGAGCGGGAGCTGGCCTTGGTTAAAACAGAAACAGGCTGGCAACTACCCCTTTACCTGGCACAGGGCACCCATACCTATCGCTTTATTGTAGATGGTCAATGGATGACCGACCCGGGCAATAAAGATCGCCTGCCGAACGAGCACAACGATTATAATTCGGTTATACGTATTGGCAAGCCTTATGTATTCAAACTAGATGGCTATACGGAAGCCAAACAAGTAGTACTATCGGGCTCTTTCAACAAATGGCGGGAGAACGAATTGTACATGACCAAAACAGCTACTGGCTGGGAGTTGCCCTATGTGCTAGGTCCAGGCAATTATCAATATAAGTTGATTGTAGATGGCCAATGGATGGCAGACCCTACTAACCCCATGACAGTAACTACTAATTATGCTAAAGGCAATTCGTACATCATCATTTCGCCCAATTACCAATTTCAGTTGAAAGGGTTTCCGAATGCAAAAGCTGTTTACCTGGCTGGCGACTTTAATGACTGGAGCCCTAACACGCTAGCCTTACAAAAGCAAGGAGATAAATGGGTAGTACCGGTTCATTTGTCTGCCGGCAAGCACTTGTATAAGTTTATTGTAGATGGTCAATGGATTCTAGATCCAGTCAATAAACTTTGGGAGCAAAACCGAGAAGGAACGGGTAATTCTATTATCTGGATGGATAAGGAGAACTAG
- a CDS encoding aspartyl protease family protein, with translation MRFLYTEFIFMPARNCLRLHSTLLLLACILTSWKTMAVPIADKNGWPDSSLQLNPFKPTDPISDPIVRSDTSSCVIPFTRAGNLILIKAHIDTLVGNFILDTGAPNLILNITYFRDYATTQHHDELQTGSTGTEAAINRTLIKQFSLGTIHYSRVESDLINLGHLENSKGVKILGLIGVNLFKQCELIIDYEKSVIYLHHIKRKESATYKNEQLKDESTYNTIPFDLRDNKIITFSEMAGKKLRFVVDCGAETNLLDSRLPDKIFEQVEISGRTLLLGTGNKKVEAITGILKGLQIANQEIAPLPIIITNMEKTCFSLNGCADGVLGYEFLSLQKIGFNFVTRKMYIWK, from the coding sequence ATGCGTTTTCTTTATACCGAATTTATCTTCATGCCAGCTCGCAACTGCCTGCGTCTTCATAGCACTTTATTGCTGCTAGCTTGTATACTTACAAGCTGGAAGACCATGGCCGTTCCTATTGCAGATAAAAACGGTTGGCCCGATTCCTCTTTACAACTAAATCCCTTCAAACCAACAGATCCCATTAGTGATCCAATTGTACGCAGCGACACCTCTTCTTGCGTGATTCCATTTACAAGAGCGGGTAATTTGATCTTAATAAAAGCGCATATCGATACCCTGGTAGGCAACTTTATATTAGATACGGGTGCTCCTAACCTTATACTGAATATTACCTACTTCCGTGATTATGCCACCACACAACATCACGATGAGTTGCAAACAGGCAGCACGGGTACAGAAGCAGCTATAAACCGCACATTGATCAAGCAGTTTTCATTAGGCACCATCCATTACAGCCGCGTAGAATCGGATCTTATTAACCTGGGACATTTGGAGAATAGCAAGGGAGTAAAAATACTGGGCCTGATAGGCGTAAACCTATTCAAGCAATGTGAACTCATTATTGATTATGAGAAGAGTGTTATTTACTTACATCATATCAAACGAAAAGAATCGGCCACCTATAAAAATGAGCAACTAAAAGATGAATCAACCTACAACACAATACCCTTTGACCTAAGAGACAATAAGATCATTACTTTTTCTGAAATGGCTGGCAAAAAGCTGCGCTTTGTAGTAGACTGTGGTGCCGAAACAAACCTACTAGATAGCCGCTTGCCCGATAAGATCTTTGAGCAGGTAGAAATCAGTGGACGCACCCTGCTCTTAGGCACCGGCAATAAAAAGGTAGAGGCTATTACAGGTATCTTAAAAGGCCTGCAAATTGCTAATCAGGAAATAGCTCCCTTACCCATCATTATTACCAACATGGAGAAGACCTGTTTCTCTTTGAATGGTTGTGCCGATGGTGTGTTAGGCTATGAGTTTCTGTCGCTACAGAAAATAGGTTTTAATTTTGTAACCCGGAAAATGTACATATGGAAATGA
- a CDS encoding SRPBCC family protein: protein MSRVHLLKQVQVLPIPVEEAWQFFSLPKNLAAITPEHLNLKFTNEIHGDSIYPGQIITYMVKPLLGIPLFWMTEITHVDHLRFFVDEQRRGPYALWHHQHHFKSVTGGTEMTDIIHYQLPFGFLGNLALPMVKKQLAHIFNYRKQQVEKFFAT, encoded by the coding sequence ATGAGTCGTGTACATTTATTAAAACAAGTACAAGTATTACCCATACCGGTAGAAGAAGCCTGGCAATTCTTTTCGCTTCCTAAGAACCTGGCCGCTATTACCCCGGAACACCTCAACCTGAAGTTCACCAACGAAATACATGGCGATAGCATTTATCCCGGCCAGATCATTACCTATATGGTAAAACCGCTGCTGGGTATTCCACTGTTCTGGATGACAGAGATCACACACGTAGATCATTTGCGCTTTTTTGTAGATGAGCAGCGCCGTGGCCCTTATGCGCTATGGCATCACCAGCATCATTTCAAATCCGTTACAGGTGGTACAGAAATGACAGACATCATTCACTACCAACTACCCTTCGGCTTTTTGGGTAATCTGGCATTACCTATGGTAAAGAAACAATTGGCACACATCTTTAACTACCGCAAGCAACAGGTAGAAAAGTTCTTTGCGACATAA
- a CDS encoding 3'-5' exonuclease, translated as MPRQAFTAIDFETANANRNSICQVGLVRVMRGQVVDQINVLVRPPQNEYNPFNIGIHGITPAMTANALSFDKVWPALEHYIAGQHVVAHNIGFDKSCLIHTLEHYHISAPSFKAHCTYKLYKGKLSTLCMKYNIELKHHDAHSDALACAQLFMHHLNTTRSYPM; from the coding sequence ATGCCCAGACAAGCCTTTACTGCTATTGATTTTGAAACCGCCAATGCCAACCGCAACAGCATCTGCCAGGTAGGTTTGGTTCGTGTAATGAGAGGTCAGGTGGTGGATCAGATCAATGTACTGGTACGCCCACCTCAGAATGAATACAATCCTTTTAATATCGGTATCCACGGTATTACGCCTGCTATGACGGCCAATGCGCTGTCTTTTGATAAGGTTTGGCCTGCACTGGAGCATTATATTGCCGGGCAACACGTAGTGGCGCACAACATAGGGTTTGATAAAAGCTGCCTGATCCATACATTAGAGCACTACCACATTTCCGCACCCTCTTTTAAAGCGCATTGCACTTATAAATTATACAAAGGCAAGTTATCTACCCTCTGCATGAAATACAACATTGAGTTAAAACATCATGATGCACATTCCGACGCACTGGCTTGTGCCCAGTTGTTTATGCATCACCTGAACACAACCAGAAGTTACCCGATGTAG
- a CDS encoding phosphatidate cytidylyltransferase encodes MAFNWQTFRTRALTAIVFVLVMAAGLLWNSWSFFVLFSIVHWGAWIEYQKLVGEFNPDYNNINGFHRWGVIAAGWLLMLYFTNAELQIGGVRLNEVAWWLGLFFLFLFPLVQFFTARAFFVKNIGYSLAGLLYISLSLGLLVDMRNRWSEEGYNTLGLTLPLLTIFTLWINDTMAYIVGSLIGKTPLSKVSPKKTWEGTVGGAILAVVVMSMIAHFTGRLPVVHTAIIAALAATAGTYGDLFESKLKRMAGVKDSGNIMPGHGGFLDRFDSLLFASTVVWFYAVLVL; translated from the coding sequence ATGGCATTTAACTGGCAAACCTTCCGCACACGCGCTCTTACTGCTATTGTTTTTGTATTGGTAATGGCTGCAGGCCTGCTTTGGAATTCCTGGTCCTTCTTTGTGCTGTTTAGTATTGTGCACTGGGGTGCCTGGATCGAGTACCAGAAACTGGTAGGCGAGTTTAACCCAGATTACAATAACATCAATGGCTTTCACCGCTGGGGCGTAATAGCCGCTGGCTGGCTGCTGATGCTCTATTTTACCAATGCAGAGCTGCAAATAGGTGGCGTACGGCTGAACGAGGTAGCTTGGTGGCTGGGCCTGTTTTTTCTTTTCCTGTTTCCTCTAGTGCAATTCTTTACAGCCCGAGCCTTCTTTGTAAAGAACATCGGCTATTCGCTGGCGGGTCTGCTCTATATCTCGCTATCCTTAGGCTTACTGGTAGATATGCGCAACCGCTGGAGTGAGGAAGGCTATAATACACTGGGACTTACACTTCCTTTGCTCACCATCTTTACCCTCTGGATCAATGATACCATGGCTTATATTGTAGGCTCGCTCATTGGCAAAACACCGCTTTCCAAGGTATCGCCCAAGAAAACCTGGGAAGGCACAGTTGGTGGCGCTATCCTGGCTGTGGTAGTCATGAGCATGATTGCCCACTTTACCGGCCGCCTGCCGGTTGTTCATACCGCTATTATTGCTGCCTTAGCCGCTACTGCCGGTACCTACGGCGACCTGTTTGAAAGCAAGCTCAAACGCATGGCCGGGGTAAAAGACAGTGGCAACATCATGCCGGGTCATGGGGGCTTCCTGGATCGCTTTGATTCTCTCCTTTTTGCAAGCACCGTGGTGTGGTTTTATGCTGTGCTGGTGTTGTGA
- a CDS encoding CPBP family intramembrane glutamic endopeptidase yields the protein MQTYLKTKPVWMQIILFLGMTFGLAATFLFIGTFIISKITGINMMTLGDISKWDPSNPGMFTAIRGMILMQFLGVFLIPSLLFAYFSDPKPGYYLGLRPPFKAAFWIIGIAIMFLAVPLVEYFGVLNKQIHFGPGIQQQAQKMEQDAAKTIQFMLGKHTLSNLFINLLFIAAFAGIGEELFFRGILQRLFIKSTRSPWAGIIIAAFFFSFFHFQFFGFIPRFVLGILLGAIYWYSGSLWPAIIAHFVYDGLILVLAYMNPKMVTDADTPMIATSYLWVGALISAAIVGGLLWWMKNNSANSYERVYAGDRMETQDFTF from the coding sequence ATGCAAACATATCTTAAAACAAAGCCAGTCTGGATGCAAATCATCTTATTCCTGGGTATGACCTTCGGATTGGCGGCGACATTTTTATTTATCGGCACCTTCATCATCTCCAAGATTACAGGCATCAATATGATGACGCTGGGAGATATTTCCAAGTGGGATCCTTCAAATCCAGGGATGTTCACCGCTATACGGGGTATGATCCTGATGCAGTTCCTGGGTGTTTTCCTGATCCCTTCTCTACTGTTTGCTTACTTTTCTGACCCCAAGCCGGGTTACTACCTGGGTTTGCGACCACCTTTTAAGGCCGCCTTTTGGATTATAGGCATAGCCATCATGTTTTTGGCGGTTCCGCTGGTAGAGTATTTTGGCGTATTAAACAAGCAGATTCATTTTGGCCCCGGTATACAGCAGCAAGCGCAGAAAATGGAACAAGATGCCGCCAAAACCATCCAATTCATGCTGGGTAAGCACACCTTATCCAACCTGTTCATCAACCTGCTTTTTATAGCGGCCTTTGCCGGTATTGGCGAAGAGCTGTTTTTCCGTGGCATATTGCAACGTCTTTTTATTAAAAGCACACGTAGCCCCTGGGCCGGTATTATCATCGCGGCCTTCTTTTTCTCGTTTTTCCATTTCCAATTCTTTGGCTTTATTCCCCGCTTTGTACTAGGTATTTTGTTGGGTGCTATTTACTGGTACAGTGGCAGTCTGTGGCCGGCGATTATTGCTCATTTTGTATATGATGGCTTAATACTGGTACTGGCCTATATGAACCCCAAAATGGTAACAGATGCCGATACGCCTATGATTGCAACCTCTTACCTGTGGGTAGGCGCACTGATCAGTGCCGCTATTGTGGGGGGCTTATTATGGTGGATGAAAAACAACTCCGCGAACTCGTATGAACGTGTATACGCCGGCGACCGTATGGAAACTCAAGACTTTACTTTCTAA
- the dusB gene encoding tRNA dihydrouridine synthase DusB, which yields MVKIENIELPDFPLLLAPMEDVSDPPFRAVCKTNGADLMYTEFISSEGLIRDAIKSRQKLDIFESERPVGIQIFGGDEEAMGLSAKIVDTVNPDLLDINFGCPVKKVVSKGAGAGVLKDIDLMVRLTKAVVNSTKLPVTVKTRLGWDDNTINIEEVAERLQDVGIKALAIHGRTRCQLYKGVADWTHIAKVKENPRIQIPIFGNGDIDSPEKALAYKNRYGVDGIMIGRAAIGYPWIFNEIKHFVKTGEHLPPPNIQQRVEVIKQHLHRSVEWKGPFAGINEMRRHYTNYLKGLPNIKEFRAKLVTLPEVAPIDEVLDEIVKHYDGFEFQRTPIQLIDYHEKCAV from the coding sequence TTGGTTAAAATAGAAAATATAGAGCTCCCCGATTTCCCGCTTTTACTGGCACCTATGGAAGATGTCAGCGACCCGCCGTTTCGTGCCGTGTGCAAGACCAATGGCGCCGACCTGATGTATACCGAGTTTATCAGCAGCGAGGGTCTGATCCGCGATGCCATTAAAAGCCGTCAGAAGCTGGACATCTTTGAAAGCGAGCGCCCCGTAGGCATCCAGATCTTTGGTGGTGATGAAGAAGCCATGGGCCTAAGTGCCAAGATCGTGGATACGGTAAACCCTGACCTGCTGGACATCAACTTTGGTTGCCCGGTAAAAAAAGTGGTGAGCAAAGGTGCTGGTGCGGGTGTATTGAAAGACATCGACCTGATGGTACGCCTGACAAAGGCGGTGGTGAATTCCACCAAGCTGCCGGTAACGGTAAAAACCCGCCTGGGCTGGGACGATAACACCATCAATATTGAAGAAGTGGCAGAACGTCTGCAGGATGTGGGTATTAAAGCCTTGGCCATTCATGGCCGCACGCGTTGCCAGCTGTATAAAGGTGTGGCCGACTGGACACACATCGCCAAGGTAAAAGAGAACCCCCGCATTCAGATTCCCATCTTTGGTAATGGTGATATCGACTCGCCAGAAAAAGCCCTGGCCTATAAAAACCGCTATGGGGTAGATGGTATCATGATCGGTCGTGCCGCTATTGGTTATCCTTGGATATTCAACGAGATCAAACATTTTGTAAAAACCGGTGAGCACCTGCCACCGCCCAACATACAACAACGTGTTGAAGTCATAAAACAGCACCTGCACCGCTCGGTAGAGTGGAAGGGGCCTTTTGCCGGCATCAATGAAATGCGCCGCCATTATACGAATTACCTGAAGGGCTTACCCAATATAAAAGAGTTTCGCGCGAAGCTGGTAACCCTACCGGAGGTAGCACCGATTGACGAAGTGCTGGATGAAATTGTAAAACACTATGACGGTTTTGAGTTTCAGCGCACACCGATTCAGTTGATAGATTATCATGAGAAATGTGCAGTGTAG
- a CDS encoding DUF3192 domain-containing protein produces the protein MKSAAILVCALILATHTISAQALPKKPTREELGSYNQANLLKVDIGVTKTKALEAMGGIQKIKTYINTSMVTKKEGVIINNPYSREFKTDSAGNTMEVVWYYTNTKKAEGDITKEQLTPIVLEKNAVVGMGWDFYEEYAKRKGITIEPR, from the coding sequence ATGAAATCAGCAGCTATACTGGTGTGCGCATTAATTCTTGCCACCCATACTATTTCGGCCCAAGCCCTGCCAAAAAAGCCAACACGAGAGGAGTTGGGATCTTATAACCAGGCTAATTTATTAAAAGTGGATATTGGGGTTACTAAAACCAAAGCGTTGGAAGCAATGGGGGGAATTCAAAAAATAAAAACATATATCAATACCAGTATGGTCACCAAGAAAGAAGGTGTCATAATAAACAATCCTTATAGTAGGGAATTTAAAACTGATTCAGCTGGTAATACAATGGAAGTTGTATGGTATTACACCAATACCAAAAAGGCTGAAGGCGACATTACTAAGGAACAACTAACTCCAATTGTTCTTGAAAAAAATGCTGTGGTTGGCATGGGTTGGGATTTTTATGAAGAGTATGCAAAACGCAAAGGAATAACCATTGAGCCAAGGTGA
- a CDS encoding IS30 family transposase, with the protein MDKVRSFNQLGQDERTQIEVLLQQGLSFSAIALVLNRSVSTICREVKRNRVGKAKYLGQVAERRCRLRHRQKKKHELFSASMKAFVFAQLKTKRLSPELIAVEGKKHFCGFVSAEWIYQWIWQMKFSKSRKDQCYQQLYRYLRHAARKRKRGNKRKMRGNIIDRRWIELRPKRAAQRSQKGHLECDIMLGKNRKPGLLVVLDRKTRKTWIRHLKNKDSVYVIGKIKRIVQSCGAKTITFDNDQSFALHYKLKVPTFFTHPYSSQEKGSVENRIGLIRMFFPKQTDFSLVSQAAVKKVEDLINNRPLRMFGYQTPNQLHL; encoded by the coding sequence ATGGATAAAGTTAGATCATTTAACCAACTGGGACAAGATGAACGCACCCAAATTGAAGTTCTTTTACAACAGGGATTGTCTTTCAGCGCCATTGCCCTGGTGTTGAACCGTTCGGTGTCCACCATCTGTAGGGAAGTGAAAAGAAACCGGGTAGGCAAGGCCAAATATCTAGGCCAGGTGGCGGAAAGGCGGTGCCGCCTGCGACACCGGCAAAAGAAAAAGCACGAGCTTTTTTCGGCCTCGATGAAGGCGTTTGTTTTCGCTCAACTGAAAACCAAAAGACTCTCTCCGGAACTCATTGCGGTGGAAGGCAAAAAACACTTTTGCGGCTTTGTCTCAGCAGAATGGATTTACCAGTGGATCTGGCAGATGAAGTTTTCCAAAAGCCGTAAAGACCAGTGTTACCAGCAGTTGTACCGGTACCTGCGGCATGCAGCAAGAAAGCGAAAACGAGGCAATAAAAGAAAGATGCGGGGCAATATCATTGACAGAAGGTGGATCGAGCTGCGGCCTAAAAGGGCTGCACAAAGAAGCCAAAAGGGCCATTTGGAATGCGATATCATGCTGGGAAAAAACAGAAAACCCGGGTTGTTGGTGGTGCTGGACCGCAAAACCCGTAAGACCTGGATCCGGCACCTGAAAAACAAGGACAGTGTTTATGTGATTGGTAAAATAAAGCGGATTGTACAAAGCTGCGGGGCAAAGACGATTACCTTTGATAACGACCAGAGCTTTGCCCTACACTACAAGCTAAAGGTTCCCACCTTTTTTACCCATCCTTACTCCTCGCAGGAAAAAGGATCGGTGGAAAATCGTATCGGTTTGATCCGCATGTTCTTTCCCAAGCAGACCGACTTTTCGTTAGTCAGTCAGGCGGCAGTCAAAAAAGTAGAGGATTTGATCAACAACCGCCCTTTGAGAATGTTTGGCTATCAAACACCTAATCAACTACACCTTTAA
- a CDS encoding DUF3601 domain-containing protein, translating to MDNSLKLIPGQEYLVTKPFVDYDGIVHGVGEIWTYRGTSFLPYDDGLTLHVTNNGKEEVYRLQWRKEAQAEIIENFNGYVELS from the coding sequence ATGGACAATAGCCTTAAACTTATACCTGGACAAGAATATTTAGTTACAAAACCATTTGTTGACTATGACGGCATTGTTCATGGAGTTGGAGAAATTTGGACTTATAGAGGTACTAGCTTTCTGCCTTATGATGATGGGCTAACGCTACATGTCACAAACAATGGCAAAGAAGAAGTTTATCGACTTCAATGGCGCAAAGAAGCACAGGCTGAAATTATTGAAAACTTCAACGGCTATGTTGAACTATCCTAG
- a CDS encoding alpha/beta fold hydrolase, which produces MNVYFISGLGADRRAFQRIILPQQFHIHHIDWIKPHRSETLNQYAQRLTQFIDTSQPFALIGLSMGGMMATAMTAFVKPTKTILLSSIGCARELPWYFRLAGSLRLYKLLPKTLLNRPTEMANWLFGAKNKTERKALSQIIADADPDFIRWAIGAILTWNDNKRPPQLFHIHGNRDKILPLQYTHPDVVIDKGSHFMVWTHAGVISKALERVLQESSLSPVP; this is translated from the coding sequence ATGAATGTCTACTTTATCAGTGGTTTAGGAGCTGACCGCCGGGCTTTTCAACGCATTATACTACCACAACAATTTCATATTCATCATATTGATTGGATCAAGCCGCATCGTAGTGAAACCCTTAACCAATATGCACAGCGCTTAACGCAGTTTATTGACACCTCGCAGCCCTTTGCACTGATAGGTCTTTCTATGGGCGGCATGATGGCAACCGCTATGACGGCTTTTGTAAAGCCAACTAAAACGATCTTACTTTCCAGTATCGGTTGTGCCAGAGAGTTACCTTGGTATTTTAGGTTAGCGGGCTCCTTGCGATTATACAAACTGCTACCGAAGACTTTACTGAATCGCCCTACAGAAATGGCTAACTGGCTGTTTGGCGCTAAGAACAAGACCGAACGCAAGGCTCTCAGCCAGATCATTGCAGATGCCGACCCTGACTTCATACGTTGGGCCATTGGTGCGATCTTAACGTGGAATGACAACAAGCGTCCACCACAGTTATTTCATATTCATGGTAACAGGGATAAGATATTGCCGCTTCAATACACACATCCTGATGTAGTGATTGACAAGGGGAGTCACTTTATGGTGTGGACACATGCGGGGGTTATCTCAAAAGCACTGGAACGGGTATTGCAGGAATCATCGCTCTCCCCTGTCCCTTAA
- a CDS encoding CBU_0592 family membrane protein, translating to MSTSDLVSTIGVTMILIAYFCSTFRWMSAHGRLFFFLNAFGSTLTCLGSFLISYWPFVALEGTWTIVSLIGFIKAPK from the coding sequence ATGTCGACAAGTGATCTTGTAAGTACCATAGGCGTAACCATGATATTAATAGCCTATTTCTGCAGCACCTTCCGGTGGATGTCGGCGCATGGCCGGCTTTTCTTTTTTCTAAATGCCTTTGGCTCTACGCTTACTTGCCTTGGATCGTTCCTGATTTCTTACTGGCCATTTGTAGCATTGGAAGGCACCTGGACCATTGTTTCACTCATTGGATTTATAAAAGCCCCAAAATGA